In Caballeronia sp. Lep1P3, one DNA window encodes the following:
- a CDS encoding dienelactone hydrolase family protein, with the protein MGSYIDIDSHDGQRFRAYQAAPAQGSGPGLVLLQEIFGINAYMRSMADRFAEEGYVVLVPDLFWRMKPGVELGYGEADFEEALGYNEKLDLDLAVADIGSTLAALRALPMQAGKVGAIGYCLGGKLAMLAAARLDLDCATSYYGVGLDVYIDEVPTIRCPMLFHFAGNDALCPLQTRERLLEAFAKNPRIESHVYADCDHAFATPERPQYDKPAATMAYSRTVALLRGVLGPIHDLNTLWERHCYYEFATRDVDAVMPTMVAQPYVNHVPTMTGGVGHDELKRFYRYHFVHANPADTRLIPVSRTIGADRIVDEFVVCATHDREIDWLLPGLEPTGKYFEVPMLAVVCFRGDKLYNEHIYWDQASVLVQIGVLDPTGLPVAGIQTAKKMIDERLPSNTLMRNWASSEGKPV; encoded by the coding sequence TTGGGTTCTTACATCGATATAGACAGTCACGACGGCCAGCGCTTTCGCGCGTACCAGGCCGCGCCCGCGCAAGGCTCCGGTCCGGGCCTCGTGCTGCTGCAGGAAATCTTCGGCATCAACGCATACATGCGTTCGATGGCCGACCGCTTCGCGGAAGAGGGCTACGTCGTGCTCGTACCCGATCTCTTCTGGCGCATGAAGCCGGGCGTCGAACTCGGTTATGGCGAAGCCGACTTCGAAGAAGCATTGGGCTATAACGAAAAGTTGGATCTCGATCTCGCCGTCGCGGACATCGGCTCGACGCTTGCCGCATTGCGCGCGCTGCCGATGCAGGCGGGCAAGGTCGGCGCCATAGGGTATTGCCTCGGCGGGAAGCTCGCGATGCTCGCCGCCGCGCGCCTCGACCTCGATTGCGCGACGAGTTACTACGGCGTCGGACTCGATGTCTATATCGATGAAGTGCCCACGATCCGCTGCCCGATGCTCTTTCATTTCGCGGGCAACGACGCGCTCTGTCCGCTGCAAACGCGCGAGCGCCTTCTCGAAGCATTCGCGAAGAATCCGCGCATTGAATCGCATGTGTATGCGGACTGCGACCACGCCTTCGCCACGCCGGAACGCCCGCAGTACGACAAGCCCGCCGCGACGATGGCCTACTCGCGCACCGTCGCGTTGCTGCGCGGCGTGCTCGGGCCGATCCACGATCTGAACACGCTGTGGGAGCGCCACTGCTATTACGAGTTCGCCACGCGCGACGTGGACGCGGTCATGCCCACGATGGTCGCGCAGCCCTACGTCAATCACGTCCCGACGATGACAGGCGGCGTCGGCCACGATGAACTCAAGCGCTTCTACCGTTATCACTTCGTGCATGCGAATCCCGCCGATACGCGGCTCATTCCCGTCTCGCGCACGATCGGCGCGGATCGCATCGTCGACGAGTTCGTCGTTTGCGCGACGCATGACCGCGAGATCGACTGGCTGCTGCCGGGACTGGAACCGACCGGCAAGTACTTCGAAGTGCCGATGCTCGCGGTGGTGTGCTTTCGCGGCGACAAGCTATATAACGAGCATATCTACTGGGATCAGGCATCGGTGCTCGTGCAGATCGGCGTGCTCGATCCGACCGGGCTTCCTGTTGCGGGCATTCAAACCGCGAAGAAGATGATCGACGAGAGACTTCCCTCCAATACGCTGATGCGCAATTGGGCGTCGAGCGAAGGCAAGCCGGTCTAA
- a CDS encoding SulP family inorganic anion transporter yields the protein MTNPATGTDTPRGFSRISLPASRAEWVREILAGVVTSLALIPEVISFAFVSGVEPRSALFASVVLLLVTSIFGGRAAMVTAAAGSVALVVAPMVHAHGAAYILPAVLLAGAIQIAFGLLGFARIVRFVPRSVMLGFVNALGILIFCAQIPHIVDKPLAVYVLFAVTLAIVLIGPRVTRAVPAPLVAIVVATVLVIALHWAVPTVGGDHPMPASLPGITPWTVPFDLTTLKIVWQTAISIAFVGLLETLLTAKLVDETTATRSHKSRESWALGVANLGAGAFGGIAGCAMIGQTVVNVEIGGARTRVSTLAAAATLFLLITGLSSVMARIPMVALAAVMMVVAVKTVDWHSLRPATLRRMPLMETSVMLASVVLTVYTGNLAIGVVGGVLLAMVLFARRVAHVIRTTRTVSDDGETVRYEVHGPLFFGSSNDLVDRFDYHADPRSVIIDFAKSQVWDASTVAALDSIETKYRQRGGAVRFVGLDERSRDFHARLSGKLNGG from the coding sequence ATGACCAATCCCGCCACCGGGACCGACACGCCGCGCGGCTTCTCGCGCATTTCGCTGCCTGCATCGCGCGCCGAATGGGTGCGGGAAATTCTCGCAGGCGTCGTGACGAGCCTCGCGCTCATTCCCGAAGTTATCTCGTTCGCTTTCGTCTCGGGCGTCGAGCCGCGCTCGGCGCTCTTCGCGTCCGTGGTGCTGCTGCTCGTCACGTCCATCTTCGGCGGACGGGCCGCCATGGTCACCGCCGCGGCCGGCTCGGTGGCGCTCGTCGTCGCGCCGATGGTCCACGCGCACGGCGCCGCGTACATCCTGCCCGCCGTGCTGCTCGCCGGGGCGATCCAGATCGCGTTCGGCCTTCTCGGCTTCGCGCGCATCGTGCGATTCGTGCCGCGCTCGGTGATGCTCGGCTTCGTCAACGCGCTCGGCATTCTCATCTTCTGCGCGCAGATTCCGCATATCGTCGACAAGCCGCTCGCCGTCTATGTGCTTTTTGCCGTCACGCTCGCCATCGTGCTGATCGGGCCGCGCGTGACGCGCGCGGTGCCGGCGCCGCTCGTCGCCATCGTCGTGGCGACGGTGCTTGTCATTGCGCTGCATTGGGCCGTGCCGACCGTCGGCGGGGATCATCCGATGCCCGCGAGTTTGCCCGGCATCACGCCGTGGACCGTGCCGTTCGATCTGACGACGCTCAAAATCGTGTGGCAAACGGCCATTTCGATTGCATTCGTCGGCTTGCTGGAGACGTTGCTCACGGCGAAGCTCGTCGACGAAACCACCGCGACGCGCTCGCACAAGTCGCGCGAATCATGGGCGCTCGGCGTCGCCAATCTCGGCGCGGGCGCTTTCGGCGGCATCGCGGGATGCGCGATGATCGGCCAAACGGTCGTCAACGTGGAAATAGGCGGAGCGCGCACGCGCGTGTCGACGCTTGCGGCAGCGGCCACGCTCTTCCTGCTCATCACCGGACTGAGTTCGGTGATGGCGCGCATTCCGATGGTCGCGCTTGCCGCCGTGATGATGGTCGTCGCGGTGAAGACGGTGGACTGGCACAGCCTGCGTCCGGCCACGCTGCGCCGCATGCCGCTCATGGAGACATCGGTGATGCTCGCGTCCGTCGTGTTGACGGTGTACACCGGCAACCTCGCGATCGGCGTCGTAGGCGGCGTGCTGCTCGCGATGGTGCTGTTCGCGCGCCGCGTCGCGCATGTGATCCGAACGACGCGTACCGTCTCGGACGATGGCGAGACCGTGCGTTACGAAGTGCACGGACCGCTTTTCTTCGGCAGCAGCAACGATCTCGTCGACCGCTTCGACTATCACGCCGATCCGCGCTCGGTCATCATCGATTTCGCGAAGTCGCAGGTCTGGGATGCATCGACAGTGGCGGCACTCGACTCCATCGAGACGAAGTATCGGCAACGCGGCGGTGCCGTGCGATTCGTCGGACTCGATGAGCGCAGCCGCGATTTTCATGCGCGGCTCAGCGGGAAGCTCAACGGCGGTTGA
- the andR gene encoding anthranilate 1,2-dioxygenase regulatory protein AndR: MTRPEFRLRALRRHRLFESADLDETRELISRVMQPHSLVPQGEVNGRSHMDFVRVGRLGIGTIAFGGAIRVDVEAVDGYYLMMFCVAGEAEVKLAGKTVTVNAQTGIIRAPGEPFSASLSAGCEQLVMRIDPASLHANASIAARKEGALLSLSGGTMRAWKEQLKFVASSPDLLNQASSDARVGANLESLLVSLIAIDEAAQTHAIGRLAPAPLFIRRAIEFMQANLASPIQLVGIASAAGVPVRTLSEGFLRFRSASPMLVLRHMRLDAARAAIRASTSDLPISSIALDYGFTHLGRFAQVYKERFGELPSVTPRRA, from the coding sequence ATGACACGCCCCGAGTTTCGTCTGCGCGCATTGCGACGGCATCGCCTCTTCGAATCGGCCGATCTCGACGAGACGCGCGAACTCATCTCGCGCGTGATGCAGCCGCATTCGCTCGTGCCGCAAGGCGAAGTGAACGGCCGCTCGCATATGGACTTCGTGCGCGTGGGCAGGCTCGGCATTGGGACGATCGCGTTCGGCGGCGCGATTCGCGTCGATGTCGAAGCCGTCGACGGCTATTACCTGATGATGTTTTGCGTTGCAGGCGAAGCGGAAGTGAAGCTCGCGGGCAAGACCGTGACGGTGAACGCGCAGACCGGCATCATCCGCGCGCCGGGCGAGCCGTTCAGCGCATCGCTGTCGGCGGGCTGCGAGCAGCTCGTCATGCGCATCGATCCGGCGTCGCTTCACGCGAATGCGTCGATTGCCGCGCGCAAGGAAGGTGCGCTGCTTTCGCTATCGGGCGGCACGATGCGCGCGTGGAAAGAGCAGTTGAAGTTCGTCGCGAGTTCGCCGGACTTGCTGAATCAGGCATCGAGCGATGCGCGCGTCGGTGCGAATCTGGAATCGCTGCTGGTGAGTCTCATCGCCATCGACGAAGCGGCGCAGACGCACGCCATCGGCCGGCTTGCGCCCGCGCCGCTTTTCATTCGACGCGCCATCGAGTTCATGCAGGCCAATCTCGCCTCGCCCATTCAGCTCGTCGGTATCGCGAGTGCCGCGGGCGTGCCGGTGCGCACGCTGTCGGAGGGTTTCTTGCGGTTCAGGTCGGCGAGCCCGATGCTCGTCTTGCGTCACATGCGTCTCGATGCGGCGCGCGCGGCGATACGCGCATCGACTTCCGATTTGCCGATTTCATCGATCGCGCTCGATTACGGCTTCACGCATCTGGGCCGCTTCGCGCAGGTCTACAAGGAACGTTTCGGCGAATTGCCTTCGGTCACGCCGCGCCGCGCATGA
- a CDS encoding porin — MNTKTISCAAVLAVCGIGLAHAGSATLYGLIDYGVNYQSNSGGGRIFGGSSGIMQGSRWGFRGIEDLGGGVSALFQLENGFDSGNGRFLQGGALFGRQAYVGLSSNVYGTFTLGRQYDSLVTFVETRMNSSNFGGGTTAHPGDLDNLNNSKRVNNSVKYASPSLGGFTFGGVYGFGGQAGDFSRNQIWSAGVGYDYGNFSAGAAYMNVRNPNQSFFTALPTNVSGTSLNNMTASPIYSGYASARTYQAIAAAGRYTIGPATVGLVYSNVQFKNLGDTSSGSNPLRLTGTAKFDTAEVNVTYYWTPALLSELVYSYTRGSGVGSIGSSRYNNVSLSLDYYFSKRTDVYVISSTEFAGGTDSTGRAARATLNALTASSSNRQTFVQLGIRHKF; from the coding sequence ATGAACACAAAAACGATATCGTGCGCGGCGGTTCTCGCTGTCTGCGGCATTGGGCTGGCTCATGCCGGGTCCGCAACGCTCTACGGGCTCATCGACTATGGCGTCAACTATCAGAGCAACAGCGGCGGCGGCAGAATTTTCGGCGGATCGAGCGGCATCATGCAGGGCTCGCGCTGGGGCTTCAGAGGTATCGAAGACCTGGGCGGCGGTGTCTCGGCCCTGTTCCAGCTTGAGAACGGATTCGACTCCGGAAACGGCCGATTCCTGCAGGGCGGCGCGCTCTTCGGACGGCAGGCGTATGTCGGCCTCTCGAGCAACGTCTACGGCACGTTCACGCTGGGACGTCAGTACGACTCGCTCGTGACCTTCGTCGAAACCCGCATGAACTCGTCGAACTTCGGCGGCGGCACGACCGCGCATCCCGGCGATCTCGACAACCTGAATAACAGCAAGCGCGTCAACAACTCCGTGAAGTACGCGAGCCCGAGTCTCGGCGGCTTCACGTTCGGCGGCGTCTATGGCTTCGGGGGACAGGCCGGCGATTTCTCGCGCAATCAGATATGGTCCGCGGGCGTCGGCTATGACTACGGCAACTTCTCGGCGGGCGCGGCGTACATGAACGTGCGCAACCCGAACCAGTCGTTCTTCACCGCGCTGCCGACAAACGTCTCGGGCACGAGCCTCAACAACATGACGGCAAGCCCGATCTATAGCGGCTATGCATCCGCGCGCACGTATCAGGCGATCGCCGCGGCGGGCCGCTATACGATCGGTCCCGCAACGGTAGGCCTCGTCTATAGCAATGTGCAGTTCAAGAATCTCGGCGATACGTCTTCGGGATCGAATCCGTTGCGTCTGACAGGCACCGCGAAGTTCGATACGGCCGAAGTCAACGTCACGTATTACTGGACGCCCGCGCTTCTGAGCGAGCTCGTGTATAGCTACACGCGCGGCTCGGGCGTCGGAAGCATCGGCAGTTCGCGTTACAACAACGTATCGCTCTCGCTCGACTATTACTTCTCGAAGCGCACCGATGTCTACGTCATCAGCAGCACGGAATTCGCGGGCGGCACGGATTCGACGGGACGCGCCGCGCGCGCCACGCTCAATGCGCTGACGGCTTCGTCATCGAACCGGCAGACGTTCGTGCAACTCGGGATACGTCATAAGTTCTGA
- the andAa gene encoding anthranilate 1,2-dioxygenase system ferredoxin--NAD(+) reductase, which yields MSTKPGAKPFVIVGAGHAARRAAETLRERDGSAHIVMIGDETALPYDRPELSKAALMSDEGERRIFIRDAAWYDGARIDLRLGLRVEAIDREAKTVRVSDGTRIEYERLLIATGSRVRPFSGPVDDGVKLHYVRTVEDARGLRAALGKRRRVAVLGGGFIGLEVAASAARAGCETVLIEPAERLLKRSMPQEVADYMHALHRSHGVEMRLSTMPLGVRHGTVATSGGDIPADVVVVGIGVVPNVELARDAGLAVDNGIVVDERCRTSDPFVYAAGEVTMHFNPLLGRSLRVESWQVAENQPVVAATNMLGGDAIYAETPWLWSDQYDSNVQTLGIFADSEEKVVRGSPHEGSFCVLALNHAGLIEAVAVVNAGREIGVCKRLIAAGKALDPMALRDTSKSLRSFL from the coding sequence ATGTCGACTAAGCCCGGCGCAAAGCCGTTCGTCATCGTCGGGGCCGGCCACGCCGCGCGCCGCGCCGCCGAAACGCTGCGCGAGCGCGATGGGAGCGCGCATATCGTGATGATCGGCGACGAAACCGCGCTTCCCTACGACCGCCCCGAACTCTCGAAAGCCGCGCTCATGTCCGATGAAGGCGAGCGCCGCATCTTCATTCGCGATGCCGCATGGTATGACGGCGCGCGCATCGACTTGCGGCTCGGCTTGCGCGTGGAAGCAATCGATCGCGAGGCGAAGACCGTGCGCGTGAGCGATGGAACGCGCATCGAATACGAACGTCTTCTCATCGCGACAGGCTCGCGTGTGCGGCCCTTCAGCGGCCCCGTTGACGATGGCGTGAAGCTGCACTACGTGCGCACAGTCGAGGACGCGCGCGGCCTGCGCGCGGCGCTTGGCAAGCGCAGGCGTGTTGCGGTGCTCGGCGGCGGTTTCATCGGGCTCGAAGTCGCGGCGTCCGCTGCGCGCGCGGGTTGCGAGACGGTATTGATCGAGCCCGCGGAGCGTCTGCTCAAACGATCGATGCCGCAGGAAGTCGCGGACTATATGCATGCGCTGCATCGCTCGCACGGTGTCGAGATGCGTCTCTCCACGATGCCGCTTGGCGTGCGTCACGGAACGGTCGCGACGAGCGGCGGCGATATTCCGGCGGATGTCGTCGTGGTAGGCATCGGCGTCGTGCCGAATGTCGAACTCGCGCGCGACGCGGGGCTTGCGGTGGATAACGGTATCGTCGTCGACGAGCGGTGCAGGACGAGCGATCCGTTCGTCTATGCCGCCGGCGAAGTGACGATGCATTTCAATCCGCTGCTCGGGCGCTCGCTGCGCGTGGAATCGTGGCAGGTCGCGGAGAATCAGCCGGTCGTCGCGGCGACGAACATGCTGGGCGGCGATGCGATCTATGCGGAGACGCCGTGGCTGTGGTCCGATCAATACGATTCGAACGTGCAGACGCTCGGTATCTTCGCGGACTCGGAAGAGAAGGTCGTGCGGGGCTCGCCTCATGAAGGATCGTTTTGCGTGCTTGCGTTGAACCATGCGGGCTTGATCGAAGCGGTCGCGGTAGTGAATGCAGGGCGCGAGATCGGCGTCTGCAAGCGTTTGATCGCGGCGGGCAAGGCATTGGACCCAATGGCGCTTCGCGACACGTCGAAGAGCTTGCGCAGTTTTCTTTGA
- a CDS encoding DUF3649 domain-containing protein encodes MTLPSLLSLISRIAAALFGGYALAALTSVAALTLPVDKPQAVLAGMLASFAVYACAVVWVFAVRSATRAWVGLIVVGAPLLLAAWSARS; translated from the coding sequence ATGACGCTTCCCTCTCTCCTTTCGCTAATTTCGCGTATCGCCGCCGCGCTATTCGGCGGCTATGCGCTCGCCGCGCTGACGAGCGTGGCCGCGCTCACCTTGCCCGTCGACAAGCCGCAGGCGGTGCTTGCGGGCATGCTGGCGAGCTTCGCGGTGTATGCGTGCGCGGTCGTATGGGTCTTCGCGGTGAGAAGCGCGACGCGCGCGTGGGTCGGCCTCATCGTCGTCGGCGCGCCGCTTCTTCTGGCCGCGTGGAGCGCGCGGTCATGA
- a CDS encoding SDR family NAD(P)-dependent oxidoreductase produces the protein MIDRTTIAFVTGANRGLGAQFVARLLARGAGKVYAASRAGDVVIRDARVMPVALDITDDASVARAVTLAADTTLLVNNAGANLHSAFLARDSMAAARAEMEVNYFGTLRMARAFAPALIASEGAIINVLSILARTTLPAMASLCASKAAALRLTESLRAELAPYHVRVFAALPGAIDTDMSRDFDGPKLSPADVADAALDALSGSTSEVYIGAMAQQLAHGLATARAATQAQLLSLR, from the coding sequence ATGATCGATCGCACGACCATTGCTTTCGTCACGGGCGCGAATCGCGGATTAGGCGCGCAGTTCGTCGCGCGCCTTCTCGCACGCGGCGCGGGTAAGGTGTATGCCGCGTCGCGCGCAGGCGATGTCGTGATCCGCGATGCGCGCGTGATGCCCGTTGCCCTCGATATCACCGACGATGCGAGCGTGGCGCGCGCCGTCACGCTCGCCGCCGACACGACGCTGCTCGTGAACAATGCGGGCGCAAACCTGCATTCGGCCTTTCTTGCGCGCGATTCGATGGCAGCCGCGCGCGCGGAAATGGAAGTGAATTACTTCGGCACGCTGCGCATGGCGCGCGCATTCGCGCCCGCGCTCATCGCAAGTGAAGGCGCGATCATCAATGTGCTGTCGATCCTTGCGCGCACGACACTGCCCGCAATGGCGTCGCTCTGTGCATCGAAGGCGGCGGCCTTGCGCCTGACCGAATCCTTGCGCGCGGAGCTTGCGCCGTATCATGTACGCGTGTTCGCGGCGCTGCCCGGCGCAATCGATACCGACATGAGCCGCGACTTCGACGGCCCGAAGCTCTCGCCTGCCGATGTCGCGGACGCCGCGCTCGATGCGCTGTCCGGCAGCACGAGCGAGGTCTACATCGGCGCGATGGCGCAGCAGCTCGCGCATGGCTTGGCAACGGCACGCGCCGCGACACAGGCACAACTCCTTTCATTGCGATAG
- the andAd gene encoding anthranilate 1,2-dioxygenase small subunit AndAd, with protein sequence MEAMKLWFELHMLQDQYINTLDNDRLEAWPTLFTEDCTYEIVPKENADRGLPIGIIHCTNRKMLRDRVVSLRHANIYEEHSYRHMTSGLTVTGEKDGVIETESNYVVIQTRTNGESHVYQAGKYFDQVVRTDDGLRYRGKRVIYDTSRVQTLLATPI encoded by the coding sequence ATGGAAGCAATGAAGCTGTGGTTCGAACTGCACATGCTGCAGGACCAGTACATCAACACGCTCGACAACGACAGACTCGAAGCGTGGCCCACGCTCTTCACGGAAGACTGCACGTACGAAATCGTGCCGAAGGAGAACGCGGACAGGGGCCTGCCCATCGGGATCATCCATTGCACGAACCGCAAGATGCTGCGCGACCGCGTGGTGTCGCTGCGTCACGCGAATATCTACGAAGAGCATAGCTACCGGCATATGACGTCGGGCCTCACGGTGACCGGCGAAAAAGACGGCGTGATCGAGACCGAGAGTAACTACGTCGTGATCCAGACGCGCACGAACGGTGAATCGCACGTCTATCAGGCGGGCAAGTACTTCGATCAGGTCGTGCGCACCGACGACGGCCTGCGCTATCGCGGCAAGCGCGTGATCTACGACACGTCGCGCGTGCAGACGCTGCTCGCGACGCCCATTTGA
- the andAb gene encoding anthranilate 1,2-dioxygenase ferredoxin subunit AndAb, whose translation MDQLTSTWQEIGALDDFIEGEPAAVVAGQKPIAVFRLGDEVFALHDLCTHGMARLSEGFVEDGCVECPLHQGLFDIRTGAPQCAPVTEAVRSYPIRVVDGRVEIHVD comes from the coding sequence ATGGACCAGCTGACGAGTACATGGCAGGAGATCGGCGCGCTCGACGACTTCATAGAAGGCGAGCCCGCCGCTGTAGTGGCAGGGCAGAAGCCCATTGCGGTCTTCCGTCTGGGCGATGAAGTGTTCGCGCTGCACGACCTTTGCACGCATGGCATGGCGCGTCTCTCCGAGGGCTTCGTCGAGGACGGCTGCGTGGAATGTCCGCTGCATCAGGGGCTTTTCGATATCCGCACAGGCGCGCCGCAATGCGCGCCGGTGACCGAAGCGGTGCGAAGCTATCCGATACGCGTCGTCGATGGCAGGGTGGAAATTCATGTCGACTAA
- the andAc gene encoding anthranilate 1,2-dioxygenase large subunit AndAc produces the protein MDMTESPVRLMKQPDSDAVRFPHDDGSRVPYKVFSSQAVYDREQERIFRGPTWNFVALEAEIPNAGDYKSTFVGDTPVVVTRLEDGGLAAWVNRCAHRGASVCRKSHGNAASHTCVYHQWSFDNSGNLLGVPFRRGQKGMSGMPADFNPKEHSLRKLRVDSYKGLVFASFSDEVAPLPEYLGEQMRPWIDRIFHKPIEYLGCTRQYSKSNWKLYFENVKDPYHASMLHLFHTTFNIFRVGMKARSIPDATHGLHSIITVTKTGEDTSSAYKQQNIRSFDEGFALEDDSILGLVSEYEEDTTNHIQPIFPQLVIQQIHNTLVARQLLPKGPDNFELIFHFFGYADDTPELRALRIKQANLVGPAGYISMEDTEATELVQRGTIRDADATSVIEMSRGNPDQQDTVITESLIRKFWVGYQKLMGY, from the coding sequence ATGGACATGACCGAATCCCCCGTGCGGCTCATGAAGCAGCCGGACTCCGATGCCGTGCGCTTTCCGCACGACGACGGCTCGCGCGTGCCGTACAAGGTCTTCAGTTCGCAGGCAGTCTACGACCGCGAGCAGGAGCGCATCTTTCGCGGGCCGACATGGAACTTCGTCGCACTCGAAGCGGAGATTCCGAACGCGGGCGACTATAAAAGCACGTTCGTTGGCGACACGCCTGTCGTCGTGACGCGTCTCGAAGACGGCGGCCTCGCCGCGTGGGTGAACCGCTGCGCGCATCGCGGCGCGTCCGTGTGCCGCAAGTCGCATGGCAACGCGGCATCGCATACGTGCGTGTATCACCAGTGGAGCTTCGACAACAGCGGCAATCTGCTTGGCGTACCTTTCCGGCGCGGGCAGAAGGGCATGAGCGGCATGCCCGCCGACTTCAATCCGAAAGAGCATAGTCTTCGCAAGCTGCGCGTCGACAGTTACAAGGGCCTTGTTTTTGCGAGTTTCAGCGATGAAGTCGCTCCACTGCCCGAGTATCTCGGCGAGCAGATGCGTCCGTGGATCGACCGCATCTTTCACAAGCCGATCGAGTATCTCGGCTGCACGCGCCAGTATTCGAAGTCCAACTGGAAGCTGTACTTCGAGAACGTGAAGGACCCGTATCACGCGAGCATGCTGCATCTGTTCCATACGACGTTCAATATCTTTCGCGTCGGCATGAAAGCGCGTTCCATTCCCGACGCGACGCATGGCCTGCACAGCATCATCACCGTGACGAAGACGGGCGAAGACACATCGTCGGCGTACAAGCAGCAGAACATCCGTTCGTTCGATGAAGGTTTCGCCCTGGAAGACGATTCCATTCTCGGTCTCGTTTCCGAGTATGAAGAAGATACGACCAACCATATTCAGCCCATCTTTCCGCAACTCGTCATTCAGCAGATTCACAACACGCTCGTCGCGCGTCAGCTCCTGCCGAAAGGCCCGGACAACTTTGAACTGATCTTCCACTTCTTCGGCTATGCCGACGACACGCCCGAGCTGCGCGCGCTGCGCATCAAGCAGGCGAACCTCGTCGGGCCGGCAGGCTATATCTCGATGGAGGACACCGAAGCCACGGAACTCGTGCAACGCGGCACGATCCGCGATGCCGATGCGACCTCGGTGATCGAGATGTCGCGCGGCAATCCGGACCAGCAGGACACGGTCATAACCGAAAGTTTGATCCGCAAGTTCTGGGTCGGTTATCAAAAGCTGATGGGCTATTGA